From Deferrisoma camini S3R1, the proteins below share one genomic window:
- a CDS encoding PilZ domain-containing protein, translating into MDRERRRHERIPKRARITCQEITYPLGRAPELEAEMRDVSEGGVRLVLDQPLEPGRPVQVALRLAGWHRHTSEFLKYGEDSVTRPLTAIGRVVRTRPVEGGRVEVGIEFVDIWDDHWKAMRVYLEREKERLRKPPAGPGSEEG; encoded by the coding sequence ATGGACCGGGAACGACGCAGGCACGAACGCATTCCCAAGCGGGCGCGGATCACCTGCCAGGAGATCACCTACCCCTTGGGGCGGGCGCCCGAGCTCGAGGCCGAGATGCGCGACGTCAGCGAGGGGGGGGTGAGGCTGGTCCTGGACCAGCCCCTGGAGCCGGGCCGGCCCGTGCAGGTGGCCCTGAGGCTGGCCGGTTGGCACCGCCACACCTCGGAGTTTTTGAAGTATGGGGAGGACTCGGTGACCCGACCCCTGACCGCCATCGGGCGGGTGGTGCGCACCCGGCCGGTGGAGGGGGGGCGGGTGGAGGTGGGGATCGAGTTCGTGGACATCTGGGACGACCACTGGAAGGCCATGCGGGTCTACCTGGAGCGGGAGAAGGAGCGGCTGAGGAAGCCCCCTGCGGGGCCGGGCAGCGAAGAAGGGTAA
- a CDS encoding HEAT repeat domain-containing protein yields MFRTLRGPGVVLLVGAAAGAVLGAARTREAALHLLAKNRALLDAGVPALPGPGHLGTLGSWAPAGAGAVFFGLSLGLGGAALLALLAAALGLAPGRAGRLLPWATALVPLGLGFWGRDWGLAAAAEPAALAAAAWAAGRAGRGVPALRLACAGLAMVGLLPWARAPEGPFTRFRDRVLLARQTGPALALDTFYYRWTLYPAEALKPLAARSQPTVWADPAAGDRAALCGAAARVGLWCVDDPSGADVRIEPGPRLVHGPAEAPWAGPPQARRRAWNDLSARADRARPLRRVTAVSLFYGCPLVLAGLLSGLAVWLGAWMPHPGHRKAAALVCAGFLGGLVAAVAMQPPWLVRVRRDLADSPTPEAGRVEAALRARRPVERFYGARAAGRLGEGWEPALEAALADPVINVRYAAAQALGRVASPRAREVLRAVLEGPADWYVKERAWAGLRRSGWRPGR; encoded by the coding sequence ATGTTCCGCACGTTGCGAGGCCCCGGGGTCGTTCTGCTGGTCGGCGCCGCCGCCGGCGCCGTGCTGGGCGCGGCCCGGACCCGGGAGGCGGCCCTCCACCTGCTGGCCAAGAACCGGGCGCTCCTGGACGCGGGCGTTCCCGCCCTGCCGGGCCCGGGGCACCTGGGCACCCTGGGCTCCTGGGCCCCGGCCGGCGCGGGTGCGGTGTTCTTCGGCCTGAGCCTGGGGCTGGGCGGCGCGGCGCTCCTGGCCCTTCTGGCGGCGGCCCTCGGTCTTGCGCCCGGACGGGCCGGGAGGCTCCTCCCCTGGGCCACGGCCCTGGTTCCCCTGGGGCTGGGGTTTTGGGGGCGGGACTGGGGCCTTGCCGCGGCGGCCGAGCCCGCGGCCCTGGCCGCTGCGGCGTGGGCCGCGGGCCGGGCGGGCCGGGGGGTGCCGGCCCTTCGCCTGGCGTGCGCCGGCCTGGCGATGGTCGGCCTCCTGCCTTGGGCCCGGGCCCCGGAAGGGCCGTTCACCCGGTTCCGGGATCGGGTGCTCCTGGCCCGGCAGACCGGACCGGCGCTTGCCCTGGACACCTTCTATTACCGCTGGACCCTGTACCCGGCCGAGGCCCTCAAACCCCTGGCCGCCCGCAGCCAGCCCACGGTCTGGGCGGACCCGGCCGCCGGGGACCGGGCCGCGCTGTGCGGGGCCGCGGCCCGGGTCGGGTTGTGGTGCGTGGACGATCCCTCCGGCGCGGACGTGCGGATCGAGCCGGGCCCCCGGCTGGTCCACGGCCCGGCCGAGGCCCCGTGGGCCGGCCCCCCCCAGGCCCGCCGGCGGGCGTGGAACGATCTGTCGGCCCGGGCCGACCGGGCCCGACCCCTTCGGAGGGTCACGGCGGTGTCGCTCTTCTACGGGTGCCCGCTGGTGTTGGCGGGCCTGCTTTCCGGCTTGGCTGTCTGGCTGGGGGCCTGGATGCCCCACCCGGGCCATCGGAAGGCGGCGGCCCTGGTGTGCGCCGGGTTTCTGGGAGGGCTCGTGGCAGCGGTGGCGATGCAGCCTCCGTGGCTCGTGCGGGTCCGACGGGACCTGGCGGACTCACCCACCCCCGAGGCCGGCCGGGTGGAGGCCGCCCTTCGCGCCCGCCGCCCGGTGGAGAGGTTCTATGGGGCTCGGGCGGCCGGCCGACTGGGCGAGGGGTGGGAGCCCGCCCTGGAGGCGGCCCTGGCCGATCCGGTGATCAACGTCCGCTACGCGGCGGCCCAGGCCCTGGGCCGCGTCGCAAGCCCCCGCGCCCGGGAGGTGCTTCGGGCGGTGCTGGAGGGCCCGGCGGATTGGTACGTGAAGGAGCGTGCGTGGGCCGGGCTCCGGAGGTCCGGGTGGCGGCCCGGGAGGTGA
- a CDS encoding CPBP family intramembrane glutamic endopeptidase: MGRAPEVRVAAREVTVAEAALVVAVWAAAETALSRLVPRPGSAAAALIWTGAIRLVETGGLALWWRARRFAPGSLGLTGRHARQGLRIGLWVAAGFGAVVLGTELLARMMVGRGWLAAVTGPARPLDETLWLVAVGAVVAPAFEELLFRGVVYRAVRVRWGVTVGVAASTTLFGLAHLATASIPWTQMVGGAVFCLVYEVSGSLWAPYTVHALGNGCLFLLPFVLR, translated from the coding sequence GTGGGCCGGGCTCCGGAGGTCCGGGTGGCGGCCCGGGAGGTGACCGTTGCCGAGGCCGCCCTGGTCGTGGCCGTTTGGGCAGCGGCCGAGACGGCCCTCAGCCGGCTCGTGCCCAGGCCGGGATCGGCGGCGGCTGCCCTGATCTGGACCGGCGCGATCCGGCTCGTCGAGACCGGAGGTCTCGCCCTGTGGTGGCGCGCCCGCCGCTTCGCCCCGGGCTCCCTGGGGCTCACCGGCCGGCACGCCCGGCAAGGGCTGCGGATCGGGCTGTGGGTGGCCGCCGGGTTCGGGGCCGTGGTCCTCGGCACCGAGCTCCTGGCCCGGATGATGGTCGGCCGGGGCTGGCTCGCGGCGGTCACGGGCCCGGCCCGGCCTTTGGACGAGACCCTGTGGCTGGTGGCGGTGGGGGCCGTGGTGGCCCCGGCGTTCGAGGAGCTCCTGTTCCGGGGCGTGGTCTACCGGGCCGTTCGCGTGCGGTGGGGGGTGACGGTCGGGGTGGCGGCGTCGACCACGCTGTTCGGCCTGGCCCACCTGGCCACGGCCTCCATCCCCTGGACCCAGATGGTGGGAGGAGCGGTGTTCTGCCTGGTGTACGAGGTATCGGGAAGCCTGTGGGCCCCCTATACGGTGCACGCCCTGGGGAACGGCTGCCTGTTCCTGCTCCCCTTTGTGCTTCGATGA
- a CDS encoding AI-2E family transporter, which yields MIRERIGLTVWGLAAVAAGLWLLARLEAVVVPLLLGWFIAYALDPVLDRLETWRIPRAVGIFLLLSGAFLLAFLSVVVVIPAFVEQVRGAAGALPGYLEATRGSWLPRIEGLLGRPLPVDPAASLAEILKAVGANLPDLGSRAAALAGAVAANLWRLLGTLLGLALIPVFAFYLLLDFNGLGERVVGLLPPRHQGLANRILSRADEALGAFVRGQITVCASLALVYSVGLGFTGIDMPWVVGTLAGVLFLVPYLGTLVGLVLATLLALLKFHDLAHVLAVWGVFAAGQALEGFVLTPRLVGNRVGLHPVAVIVAILAGGELFGAVGVLLAVPSAAVLRVTLAELLALYRTSAWYREEA from the coding sequence ATGATCCGGGAGCGCATCGGCCTGACCGTGTGGGGCCTGGCCGCGGTGGCGGCGGGCCTGTGGTTGTTGGCCCGCCTGGAGGCCGTGGTGGTGCCGCTGCTCCTGGGCTGGTTCATCGCCTACGCCCTGGACCCCGTGCTCGACCGGCTGGAGACCTGGCGGATCCCCCGGGCGGTCGGGATCTTCCTGCTTCTCTCCGGAGCGTTCCTGCTCGCGTTCCTGTCGGTGGTGGTGGTGATCCCGGCCTTCGTCGAGCAGGTGAGGGGCGCCGCCGGAGCCCTGCCCGGCTACCTGGAGGCCACCCGGGGCTCCTGGCTTCCGCGCATCGAAGGTCTGCTGGGCCGCCCGTTGCCCGTGGACCCTGCGGCGAGCCTCGCGGAGATCCTGAAGGCCGTGGGTGCGAACCTGCCGGACCTGGGAAGCCGGGCCGCGGCCCTGGCCGGGGCGGTGGCCGCGAACCTGTGGCGGCTGCTGGGCACCCTGCTGGGCCTGGCCCTGATCCCCGTGTTCGCGTTCTACCTGCTGCTCGACTTCAACGGCCTCGGGGAGCGGGTGGTGGGCCTGCTGCCGCCCCGCCACCAGGGGCTGGCGAACCGGATCCTGTCGCGGGCCGACGAGGCGCTGGGCGCGTTCGTGCGCGGCCAGATCACGGTGTGCGCCTCGCTGGCCCTGGTGTACTCGGTGGGGCTCGGCTTCACCGGCATCGACATGCCGTGGGTGGTGGGGACCCTGGCCGGCGTGCTGTTCCTGGTCCCGTACCTCGGCACCCTGGTCGGACTCGTGCTCGCCACCCTGCTGGCCCTGCTCAAGTTCCACGACCTGGCCCACGTGCTTGCCGTGTGGGGGGTGTTCGCGGCGGGGCAGGCCCTGGAGGGGTTCGTGCTGACCCCCCGGCTGGTGGGGAACCGGGTGGGGCTGCACCCGGTGGCGGTCATCGTGGCCATCCTGGCCGGGGGGGAGCTGTTCGGAGCCGTGGGGGTTTTGCTCGCCGTGCCCTCGGCGGCCGTGCTCCGGGTGACGCTGGCCGAACTGCTGGCGCTCTACCGGACGTCGGCGTGGTACCGGGAGGAGGCCTGA
- a CDS encoding hybrid sensor histidine kinase/response regulator, giving the protein MLFIRVLVAVAAVILAPQPARSQPNRRVVVLHSYHQGLSWVDAINAGLTDVFGRADPTLALRFEYLDTKAHTGSDYLELQARLLARKYRRIPPALVVACDNNALDFVREHRDRVFGRVPIVFCGVNNFSEAMVRGLDPVTGVAEAVSFRENLELIRRLYPDLGRIVVYGAETTTFRANRERMVAAARALGMEGLLEFRGGLSVGEAREDIGALSAGAVAVLIETLRTDRGVALGFGEACRRLREASKVPIHSFWDTFFGYGIVGGKLVSGADQGRAAARLALRVLAGADAGSLPVVREGSNPWMFDYRELVRFGIDPGLLPPGSHVRFQPPGLWERYGKVLGPGLGVFGLLGLLALFQAADAARQRRAKRAIRRARDFLQTVIDGVAEPILVIGPDYRVKLRNRAARKASGLPQAETCHGLSHGSDTPCTGEHHPCPLAQVRQTGEAVTVTHVHKGPAGEPRQVEILASPLRDAEGRVTGIVETVRDVTDRVRAFDQVRRAKEEWEKTFDAVPDLIALIGPDRRIRRVNRALAERLGVEPRNLVGRRCFEVFHGTAEPHPQCPHARSLEGGRPRVAEVHEPHLRGHFFVSTSALPGPDGRNLGCVHVARDITDLKRAQHALEAERHRLRVTLESIGDGVIATDPQGRVTLLNPTAEQLTGWSEGEALGRPLAEVFRIVNETTRHPATNPVDEVIATGRVVGLANHTILIGRDGTERAIADSAAPIRDDEGQVVGVVLVFRDVTEERQREAERARAQHLESLGVLAGGIAHDFNNLLMGISANLEAARRKVAPNDPAYTRLSQAEAACFRATHLTRQLLTFARGGDPVRRRVDLAEHLEEWASFPLRGSNVALDLHLPAGLWPLEADPGQLEQVITNLVLNARQAMPRGGAVRVSARNREIGPGDHPGLEPGRYLEIEVADTGIGIPDEHLPKIFDPYFTTKQAGSGLGLATAHSIVRRHGGAVSVESRLGEGTRIRILLPAAAAGEPPRASHAGPETRGVAAPPARRRILVMDDETIIRDVVMEVLDDMGYEPEVAGDGREAVERYRAAQEAGAPFDLVILDLTVPDGMGGLDALEELRRIDPGVRAVASSGYASDPVLAEPRRYGFAASVAKPYRLAELSRVIETVLATRE; this is encoded by the coding sequence TTGCTGTTCATCCGGGTTCTCGTCGCCGTCGCAGCCGTCATCCTGGCCCCCCAGCCCGCACGGTCCCAGCCCAACCGCCGGGTCGTGGTGCTCCACTCGTACCACCAGGGGCTCTCCTGGGTGGACGCGATCAACGCGGGGTTGACGGACGTGTTCGGACGCGCCGACCCCACCCTGGCCCTGCGGTTCGAGTACCTGGACACCAAGGCCCATACCGGGTCGGACTACCTCGAGCTCCAGGCCCGGCTCCTGGCCCGCAAGTACCGGCGGATCCCCCCCGCCCTGGTCGTCGCGTGCGACAACAACGCCTTGGACTTCGTACGGGAGCACCGCGACCGGGTGTTCGGCAGGGTCCCGATCGTGTTCTGCGGGGTCAACAACTTCTCCGAGGCCATGGTCCGGGGGCTCGATCCGGTGACCGGCGTGGCCGAGGCGGTCAGCTTCCGGGAGAACCTGGAGCTGATCCGACGGCTCTACCCGGATCTCGGCCGGATCGTGGTGTACGGAGCCGAAACCACCACCTTCCGGGCGAACCGCGAGCGGATGGTGGCGGCGGCCCGGGCCCTGGGCATGGAGGGCCTCCTGGAGTTCCGGGGCGGGCTGTCCGTGGGCGAGGCCCGGGAGGACATCGGCGCGCTTTCCGCGGGCGCGGTGGCCGTGCTCATCGAGACCCTGCGAACCGACCGGGGCGTGGCCCTGGGGTTCGGTGAGGCGTGCCGCCGGCTGCGGGAGGCCTCGAAGGTGCCGATCCACAGCTTCTGGGACACGTTCTTCGGATACGGCATCGTGGGGGGGAAACTCGTGAGCGGCGCCGACCAGGGCCGTGCGGCGGCGCGACTGGCCCTGCGGGTGCTTGCAGGTGCCGATGCCGGCAGCCTGCCCGTGGTGCGGGAGGGATCGAACCCCTGGATGTTCGACTACCGGGAGCTCGTGCGGTTCGGCATCGACCCCGGCCTGCTCCCGCCGGGAAGCCACGTGCGGTTCCAGCCCCCCGGGCTGTGGGAGCGGTACGGCAAAGTGCTGGGCCCCGGCCTCGGGGTGTTCGGCCTGCTGGGGCTGCTGGCTCTGTTCCAGGCTGCGGACGCCGCCCGCCAGCGCCGGGCGAAGCGGGCCATCCGCCGGGCACGGGACTTCCTCCAGACGGTCATCGACGGGGTGGCCGAGCCGATCCTGGTCATCGGCCCGGACTACCGGGTCAAGCTCCGGAACCGGGCGGCCCGGAAGGCCTCGGGCCTTCCACAGGCGGAAACGTGCCACGGCCTGTCCCACGGCAGCGACACCCCATGCACGGGAGAGCACCACCCCTGCCCGCTGGCACAGGTGCGGCAGACCGGCGAGGCCGTCACGGTCACCCACGTTCACAAGGGCCCGGCCGGCGAGCCCCGCCAGGTCGAGATCCTGGCATCCCCCCTGCGGGACGCCGAGGGACGGGTCACCGGCATCGTGGAGACCGTGCGGGACGTGACCGATCGCGTCCGGGCGTTCGACCAGGTGCGCCGGGCCAAGGAGGAGTGGGAGAAGACCTTCGACGCCGTGCCCGACCTGATCGCCCTCATCGGGCCCGACCGCCGCATCCGGCGGGTCAACCGGGCCCTGGCCGAGCGGCTGGGGGTCGAGCCCCGGAACCTAGTGGGCCGGCGTTGCTTCGAGGTGTTCCACGGCACCGCCGAGCCGCACCCCCAGTGCCCCCACGCCCGATCCCTCGAAGGGGGGAGGCCGCGGGTCGCCGAGGTCCACGAGCCCCACCTGCGCGGCCACTTCTTCGTCTCCACCTCGGCCCTGCCCGGCCCGGACGGCCGGAACCTCGGCTGCGTGCACGTGGCCCGGGACATCACCGATCTCAAACGCGCCCAACACGCCCTCGAAGCGGAACGGCACCGGCTGAGGGTCACCCTGGAGAGCATCGGGGACGGGGTGATCGCCACGGATCCCCAGGGCCGGGTGACCCTGCTGAACCCCACCGCCGAGCAACTGACCGGATGGTCCGAGGGCGAGGCCCTGGGCCGGCCCCTGGCCGAGGTGTTCCGGATCGTCAACGAGACGACCCGGCACCCCGCAACCAACCCGGTGGACGAGGTGATCGCCACGGGCCGGGTGGTGGGCCTGGCGAACCACACCATTCTCATCGGCCGGGACGGCACGGAACGCGCCATCGCCGACAGCGCGGCGCCCATCCGGGACGACGAGGGGCAGGTGGTGGGCGTGGTCCTGGTGTTCCGGGACGTGACCGAGGAGCGCCAAAGGGAGGCCGAACGGGCTCGGGCCCAGCACCTGGAGTCGCTGGGGGTGCTGGCGGGCGGCATCGCCCACGACTTCAACAACCTGCTGATGGGCATCTCGGCCAACCTGGAGGCGGCCCGCCGGAAGGTGGCCCCCAACGACCCGGCCTACACCCGGCTCTCCCAGGCCGAGGCCGCCTGTTTCCGGGCCACCCACCTCACCCGCCAGCTCCTCACCTTCGCCCGGGGCGGCGACCCCGTGCGCCGCAGGGTCGACCTGGCCGAGCACCTGGAGGAGTGGGCCTCGTTCCCCCTGCGGGGTTCCAACGTGGCCCTGGACCTCCACCTGCCCGCCGGCCTCTGGCCCCTGGAGGCCGACCCCGGCCAGCTCGAGCAGGTGATCACCAACCTGGTCCTGAACGCCCGTCAGGCCATGCCCCGCGGCGGCGCCGTCCGGGTGTCGGCCCGAAACCGGGAGATCGGGCCGGGCGACCACCCCGGCCTGGAGCCGGGCCGCTACCTGGAGATCGAGGTCGCCGACACCGGCATCGGCATCCCGGACGAACACCTGCCGAAGATCTTCGACCCCTACTTCACGACCAAACAGGCCGGCAGCGGGTTGGGCCTCGCCACGGCCCATTCCATCGTCCGGCGACACGGAGGGGCCGTGTCGGTGGAGTCGCGCCTGGGCGAAGGCACCCGGATCCGGATCCTGTTGCCGGCCGCGGCGGCGGGGGAGCCCCCCCGAGCCTCCCATGCCGGTCCGGAGACGCGCGGCGTCGCCGCCCCACCGGCACGTCGCCGGATCCTGGTCATGGACGACGAGACGATCATCCGCGACGTGGTGATGGAGGTGTTGGACGACATGGGGTACGAGCCCGAGGTGGCGGGGGACGGCCGGGAGGCGGTGGAACGCTACCGGGCCGCCCAGGAGGCCGGGGCACCCTTCGACCTGGTGATCCTCGACCTCACCGTGCCGGACGGCATGGGCGGGCTTGATGCCCTGGAGGAGCTGCGTCGGATCGATCCGGGGGTGAGGGCGGTCGCCTCCAGCGGGTACGCCTCGGACCCCGTCCTGGCCGAGCCCCGGCGCTACGGGTTCGCCGCCTCCGTGGCCAAGCCCTACCGGCTGGCCGAGCTGTCGCGGGTGATCGAGACGGTGCTCGCGACGCGGGAGTAA
- a CDS encoding TlpA family protein disulfide reductase, producing the protein MTATPWKTRRNRRARLLLALLWIATLGSAGPAAAAPSSTDGTVRVGDMAPEFGLTAFDGSPLRLSDYLGKGRPVLIVFWSYFCFPCQREMPLVAEMARNLSDRVQVVGICLDGPEYDGKILPYVESNRITFPNAYDRQTDDFFEVAASYGVVGTPTFYLVDPAGRVRFIHLGRLPIDVLEKVIASARDPSFCAEILPPQAQKAPSP; encoded by the coding sequence ATGACCGCTACCCCGTGGAAAACGAGACGAAATCGACGCGCCCGTCTGCTCCTGGCCCTCCTCTGGATCGCCACCCTGGGGTCCGCCGGCCCGGCCGCTGCTGCGCCTTCCTCCACGGACGGCACGGTTCGGGTGGGGGATATGGCGCCCGAGTTCGGGCTGACCGCCTTCGACGGCTCCCCCTTGCGGCTCTCCGACTACCTGGGCAAGGGCCGACCGGTCCTGATCGTATTCTGGAGCTACTTCTGCTTTCCGTGCCAGCGGGAGATGCCCCTGGTGGCCGAGATGGCCCGCAACCTGTCCGACCGGGTCCAGGTCGTGGGCATCTGCCTCGACGGGCCCGAGTACGACGGGAAGATCCTGCCCTACGTCGAGTCGAACCGTATCACATTCCCCAACGCCTACGACAGGCAGACGGACGACTTCTTCGAGGTGGCCGCGAGCTACGGCGTGGTGGGCACCCCCACGTTCTACCTGGTCGACCCGGCCGGCCGGGTGCGGTTCATCCACCTGGGGCGGCTTCCGATCGACGTGCTGGAGAAGGTGATCGCCTCGGCCCGGGACCCGAGCTTCTGCGCCGAGATCCTTCCGCCCCAGGCCCAGAAGGCCCCCTCCCCTTGA
- a CDS encoding type IV pilus twitching motility protein PilT — MPRIDALLRHLVDLGGSDLHLSAGAPPVFRVNGRLQKARHPPLDPAEVEDLLYEILSDPEIARLEADGDLDFAYGAEGIGRFRGNAFVHRKGYGAAFRWIPASPPDLEQLGHPPVVAELALAQKGLVVVTGPTGSGKSTTLAAMIHRRNQERADHIITLEDPLEFLHEDGRCLIHQREVGRHASSFAAGLRAALREDPDVLLVGEMRDTETIAMALTAAETGMLVLGTLHTQSAAKTVDRIIDAFPAGQQDQVRAMLAESLRGVVAQVLLRRADGRGRVAGLEILVNVPAVGHLIREGKTFQIPSVIQTGRKQGMQLLDQHLLELVNTKTITPEEALRHAQNRALFERMIAAP, encoded by the coding sequence ATGCCGCGGATCGACGCCCTTCTCCGACACCTGGTTGATCTCGGGGGATCCGACCTCCACCTGAGCGCGGGGGCCCCCCCGGTGTTCCGGGTGAACGGGCGGCTGCAGAAGGCGCGGCACCCGCCCCTGGATCCGGCCGAGGTGGAGGACCTCCTCTACGAGATCCTGTCGGACCCGGAGATCGCCCGGCTCGAGGCCGACGGCGACCTGGACTTCGCCTACGGGGCCGAGGGGATCGGCCGGTTTCGGGGGAACGCGTTCGTCCACCGTAAGGGGTACGGCGCCGCGTTTCGATGGATCCCCGCCTCGCCCCCCGACCTGGAACAGCTGGGGCATCCCCCCGTGGTGGCCGAGCTCGCCCTGGCCCAGAAGGGCCTCGTGGTGGTCACCGGCCCCACCGGCAGCGGCAAGTCCACCACCCTGGCCGCGATGATCCACCGCCGCAACCAGGAGCGCGCCGACCACATCATCACCCTGGAGGACCCGCTGGAGTTCCTCCACGAGGACGGCCGGTGCCTGATCCACCAGCGGGAGGTGGGCCGACACGCCTCGTCGTTCGCGGCCGGCCTTCGGGCGGCGCTTCGGGAGGATCCCGACGTGCTGCTGGTGGGCGAGATGCGCGACACCGAGACCATCGCCATGGCGCTCACCGCGGCCGAGACGGGCATGCTGGTGCTGGGCACCCTCCACACCCAGAGCGCGGCCAAGACCGTGGACCGGATCATCGACGCGTTTCCGGCGGGACAACAGGACCAGGTGAGGGCCATGCTGGCCGAGAGCCTCCGGGGGGTGGTGGCCCAGGTGCTCCTGCGCCGGGCCGACGGTCGGGGCCGGGTTGCGGGGCTGGAGATCCTGGTGAACGTTCCGGCCGTGGGCCACCTGATCCGCGAGGGCAAGACCTTCCAGATCCCTTCGGTGATCCAGACGGGCCGCAAGCAGGGCATGCAGCTGTTGGACCAGCACCTCCTGGAGCTGGTGAACACCAAGACGATCACGCCGGAGGAGGCCCTGCGCCATGCCCAGAACCGGGCCCTGTTCGAACGGATGATCGCGGCGCCATGA
- a CDS encoding DUF4388 domain-containing protein — MSPAPRPRLGDILLRAGLVTSSALERALDRQQVQPGRLGSHLLELGAVKEEDLAKALSIQHRVPPFLPSLCPDDPGATARISEELARRRRAVPVAWDAERGVLQVAMADPQDLEALDELRFASGARRVVPLVAPEHVVEREIARRYRGVEPEPLGGVPLTGGGEASPLLEPRRDARRKALVADPSPRRARAVGALLEAHGFRVTRAGSAAEASELGRRGGWDEVWVHSDWRDAVPGRARVYSDPVAEWAESLGPADAFAREAEQLAREAVPAERRPRAEETVALVRLLAARSGIGGWEARWLMLRTWRAAARAWDLPGEEPVPPGIGLARAAVAFARAVEETGSPREAVTRLGRIPGLDPDAVTAVTRFVSGADLLATLGGAPRALALFPAEGGPEPILRALQAAGWEVVRGEGPQDTEGFQVVLVPVRPGVEWIEAGALPPTTPVFVVGELAHPADMLYALRAGAEDVIDPSAHPEVVVAKLERAAARQRPAGQGVEGSLSDLTVAEVVQVLAHGLRTAVVRIEGTDGSGEIALEQGRIVDARAGDLVGEEAVYAMVAWEEGRFRITPGIDPDRPRTVQGADTEGLLMEGFRRLDESRRPQGPEGPSAR; from the coding sequence ATGAGCCCCGCCCCCCGCCCCCGTCTGGGAGACATCCTGCTCCGGGCCGGTCTCGTGACCTCGTCGGCCCTGGAGCGCGCCCTGGACCGGCAGCAGGTCCAGCCCGGCCGCCTGGGCAGCCATCTGCTGGAGCTGGGCGCCGTCAAGGAGGAGGATCTGGCCAAGGCGCTGTCGATCCAGCACCGGGTTCCGCCGTTCCTGCCCTCCCTGTGCCCCGACGACCCCGGGGCCACGGCCCGGATCTCCGAGGAGCTGGCCCGGCGACGGCGGGCCGTGCCCGTGGCGTGGGACGCCGAGCGCGGAGTGCTCCAGGTGGCCATGGCCGATCCCCAGGACCTGGAGGCCCTGGACGAGCTGCGGTTCGCCTCGGGCGCCCGGAGGGTGGTGCCCTTGGTGGCTCCGGAACACGTGGTGGAACGGGAGATCGCCCGGCGGTATCGGGGCGTGGAGCCGGAGCCCCTGGGCGGGGTCCCGCTGACCGGAGGGGGCGAGGCCTCCCCTTTGCTGGAGCCCCGCCGGGACGCGAGGCGCAAGGCCCTGGTGGCCGACCCCTCGCCCCGCAGGGCCCGGGCCGTGGGGGCCTTGCTCGAGGCGCACGGGTTCCGGGTGACCCGGGCGGGCTCGGCCGCGGAGGCCTCGGAGCTCGGACGGCGGGGCGGGTGGGACGAGGTGTGGGTCCACAGCGACTGGCGCGACGCGGTGCCGGGCCGGGCCCGCGTGTACTCGGACCCGGTGGCGGAATGGGCCGAGAGCCTCGGGCCGGCGGACGCGTTCGCCCGGGAGGCCGAGCAACTGGCCCGAGAGGCGGTGCCGGCCGAGCGCCGGCCACGGGCCGAGGAAACCGTGGCCCTGGTGCGGCTCCTGGCCGCGCGGAGCGGGATCGGGGGCTGGGAGGCCCGATGGCTGATGCTGCGCACCTGGCGCGCCGCCGCACGGGCCTGGGACCTGCCCGGGGAGGAGCCCGTCCCCCCCGGCATCGGCCTGGCCCGGGCCGCCGTGGCGTTCGCCCGGGCGGTGGAGGAGACGGGGTCCCCGCGGGAGGCCGTGACCCGGCTCGGGCGGATCCCGGGGCTCGACCCCGACGCGGTCACCGCGGTGACCCGGTTCGTGTCGGGGGCCGACCTGCTGGCCACCCTGGGGGGAGCGCCCCGGGCGCTCGCCCTGTTCCCCGCCGAAGGCGGCCCCGAGCCCATCCTCCGGGCCCTGCAGGCGGCCGGGTGGGAGGTGGTCCGGGGTGAGGGGCCGCAGGACACCGAGGGGTTCCAGGTGGTTCTCGTGCCCGTCCGGCCCGGGGTGGAGTGGATCGAGGCAGGGGCCCTGCCCCCCACGACCCCCGTGTTCGTGGTGGGCGAGCTCGCCCACCCGGCGGACATGCTCTACGCCCTGCGCGCCGGCGCCGAGGACGTGATCGACCCGTCGGCTCACCCGGAGGTGGTGGTGGCCAAGCTGGAGCGGGCCGCGGCCCGTCAGCGGCCGGCCGGCCAGGGCGTGGAGGGGAGCCTCTCGGACCTGACCGTGGCGGAGGTGGTCCAGGTGCTGGCCCACGGGCTGCGCACGGCGGTGGTCCGCATCGAAGGAACGGACGGATCGGGGGAGATCGCCCTGGAGCAGGGCCGCATCGTGGACGCCCGGGCGGGCGACCTGGTGGGCGAGGAGGCCGTGTACGCCATGGTGGCCTGGGAAGAAGGGCGGTTCCGGATCACCCCCGGCATCGACCCCGACCGGCCCCGCACGGTGCAGGGGGCGGACACCGAGGGCCTGCTGATGGAGGGGTTCCGCCGGCTCGACGAGTCCAGGCGGCCGCAGGGGCCTGAGGGGCCTTCGGCCCGCTAG